One Candidatus Methanomethylophilaceae archaeon DNA segment encodes these proteins:
- a CDS encoding insulinase family protein — protein MGFAVRVRMSGHTIGISKTSGGIPVVTEYIPGSQSAGYMIGVATGSRDECGRIFGLSHLLEHTVFRETESRDSYQMAKEIEGAGGELNAFTAKEMTAFYGITIKETADVAMDIVGDIVANPKINEKDTELEKKIVLQELSMIKNEPESYIHDLFESQLWRGHPLSQDEGGLESIVEGLTHEDLREYYEEKYRIPNLAVYAVGAVDPGETAEWAERTLDGMSGGARNRREAPATSESGYRFVENDADHYQIAMGFQAYGASHKDRMAVSLLAAVLGSGTSSRLFQGVREKKALVYSVYSNVSQYSDSSCLATYMSCTGPNVAEALGTAASEIGRLVKEGLEEGELERTKRLLKGANVRAMESTDSRLYRLGVNHMLNGTAETLESRLARIDAVTGDDVMRAAEDILLQERLNVVILGKKSRKIRDFDLNSLSF, from the coding sequence GCATACCATAGGTATCTCGAAGACTTCGGGCGGAATTCCGGTGGTCACGGAATACATTCCGGGGAGCCAAAGCGCCGGATATATGATCGGCGTCGCCACCGGATCGCGCGACGAATGCGGCAGGATATTCGGGCTGTCCCATCTTCTGGAGCATACCGTGTTCAGGGAGACCGAATCCAGGGATTCCTACCAGATGGCGAAGGAGATCGAGGGCGCCGGCGGGGAGCTGAACGCCTTCACGGCCAAGGAGATGACCGCTTTCTACGGTATCACCATCAAAGAGACCGCGGACGTCGCCATGGACATAGTCGGGGACATAGTGGCCAACCCGAAGATAAACGAGAAGGATACCGAGCTGGAGAAGAAGATCGTGCTCCAGGAGCTCAGCATGATAAAGAACGAGCCTGAGAGCTACATCCACGATCTCTTCGAGTCGCAGCTCTGGAGGGGCCATCCCCTATCCCAGGACGAGGGCGGCCTGGAATCCATAGTAGAAGGCCTGACCCACGAGGATCTGAGGGAATATTACGAGGAGAAGTACAGGATCCCGAACCTCGCGGTGTATGCGGTGGGGGCAGTGGATCCCGGGGAGACGGCGGAATGGGCCGAGAGAACCTTGGATGGGATGTCCGGCGGCGCCAGGAACCGCAGGGAAGCCCCGGCCACATCGGAATCAGGATACAGATTCGTGGAGAACGATGCCGACCACTACCAGATAGCCATGGGATTCCAGGCTTACGGCGCTTCCCACAAAGACAGGATGGCGGTCTCGCTGCTGGCCGCTGTGCTCGGGTCCGGGACCAGCTCCAGGCTGTTCCAAGGCGTCAGGGAGAAGAAGGCATTGGTCTACTCGGTTTATTCCAACGTCTCCCAATACAGCGATTCGTCCTGTCTGGCGACTTACATGTCATGCACCGGCCCCAACGTGGCCGAGGCTTTGGGAACAGCCGCGTCGGAGATCGGAAGGCTCGTGAAAGAAGGCTTGGAGGAGGGCGAGCTGGAGCGCACCAAGAGGCTTCTGAAGGGCGCAAACGTCCGCGCCATGGAATCGACCGACAGCAGGCTCTACAGGCTGGGCGTGAACCATATGCTCAACGGCACCGCGGAGACCTTGGAGAGCCGTCTCGCCAGGATAGACGCGGTGACCGGCGACGATGTGATGCGCGCGGCAGAGGATATTCTCCTCCAGGAGAGGCTGAACGTCGTGATCCTTGGGAAGAAAAGCAGGAAGATCAGGGATTTCGATCTGAATTCCCTTTCTTTCTGA
- a CDS encoding hydrogenase maturation protease, protein MDKEFCRRGSSVVVVGLGSPIMCDDAVGLRISERIESMNLPDVDCAQEAVGGLDILPAIHGYRFAVIVDAIQTMQYEPGTVMLYSESDFDDVIAGSSCHDVNLPTAMKIGRQMDPEIMPEEVRFVAIEVADIRTMSETMTPPVEEAVESGANAVLHLIEQFRKKGNSDRNP, encoded by the coding sequence ATGGACAAAGAATTCTGCAGGCGCGGTTCCAGCGTCGTAGTCGTCGGGCTGGGGAGCCCCATAATGTGCGATGATGCGGTCGGACTGAGGATATCGGAAAGAATAGAGAGCATGAACCTTCCGGACGTCGATTGCGCCCAGGAGGCCGTCGGAGGCCTGGACATATTGCCGGCGATACACGGCTACAGATTCGCGGTCATCGTCGACGCGATACAGACCATGCAATACGAGCCGGGTACGGTGATGCTTTACAGCGAATCAGATTTCGACGATGTTATCGCCGGATCGTCATGCCACGATGTCAATCTCCCCACTGCGATGAAGATCGGACGCCAGATGGACCCGGAGATAATGCCTGAGGAGGTCAGATTCGTGGCGATAGAGGTGGCGGACATCCGCACCATGTCTGAGACTATGACGCCGCCGGTGGAAGAGGCCGTGGAGAGCGGCGCGAACGCCGTCCTCCATCTGATAGAGCAGTTCAGAAAGAAAGGGAATTCAGATCGAAATCCCTGA
- a CDS encoding TfoX/Sxy family protein, translated as MPSDVSSLQAIEALLPGVTSRKMMGEYLLYMDGKLFGGIYDDRLLLKITKASAGMLRDFPSDFPYEGGSEMIRFTGPYDAGLLRKVVAAMCEELPARKRGLSVFV; from the coding sequence ATGCCGTCCGATGTCAGTTCTCTGCAAGCGATAGAAGCCCTGCTTCCCGGTGTAACGTCCCGCAAGATGATGGGTGAGTATCTGCTTTACATGGATGGCAAACTCTTCGGAGGGATATACGACGACAGGCTTCTTCTGAAGATCACCAAGGCATCCGCGGGGATGCTCAGGGATTTCCCGTCCGATTTTCCGTATGAGGGCGGATCGGAGATGATCCGTTTCACTGGGCCTTATGATGCGGGCCTCCTCAGAAAGGTCGTGGCGGCCATGTGCGAGGAGCTTCCAGCTCGTAAGCGAGGCCTTTCCGTCTTCGTTTGA
- a CDS encoding LysR family transcriptional regulator has translation MDIKAQVSLEINGTLVTFRQLEALLAVQDYGSQASAARKLGISAPVLNKYISSISAAAGADVLKTTPSGSVLTAEGAEIAAIARSMGRRCETGRPFTVCCSPVTEEMVLSAMSSANIPRSRVVISDDENSIMMMRERRADFAVIDDPLYLFDADDFEMQEIAYMGMVFVDNGPSFMKYAYGAQRVAYMFLDSTGRRYTVDSVTQSLQELVNSGKSFFVDEAALARKNIRYKSAIDPKMLRHAVTAIYKKETRNISRLMKALASMPF, from the coding sequence ATGGACATAAAGGCTCAGGTTTCGCTGGAGATAAACGGCACTTTGGTGACCTTCCGCCAATTGGAGGCGCTTCTGGCGGTCCAGGACTACGGCAGCCAAGCATCCGCAGCCAGAAAACTTGGGATTTCCGCGCCTGTCCTTAACAAATATATTTCATCTATATCCGCGGCGGCGGGGGCAGACGTTCTGAAGACGACGCCTTCCGGCTCGGTGCTGACCGCCGAAGGCGCTGAGATAGCGGCCATCGCCCGTTCGATGGGGCGCAGATGCGAGACCGGACGCCCGTTCACGGTATGCTGCAGTCCTGTGACCGAGGAGATGGTCCTGTCGGCCATGTCTTCGGCAAACATCCCCAGATCCAGGGTCGTGATATCGGACGACGAGAACAGCATCATGATGATGAGGGAGAGGAGGGCCGATTTCGCGGTCATCGACGATCCCCTCTATCTGTTCGACGCCGATGATTTCGAGATGCAGGAGATAGCCTATATGGGTATGGTATTCGTGGACAACGGCCCATCCTTCATGAAATACGCCTACGGGGCCCAGAGGGTGGCCTATATGTTCCTCGATTCCACGGGAAGGAGGTATACGGTGGATTCCGTCACGCAATCCCTGCAGGAACTGGTGAACTCCGGGAAGAGCTTTTTCGTCGATGAGGCCGCTCTGGCCAGGAAAAACATCCGCTATAAAAGCGCCATAGACCCCAAGATGCTCAGGCATGCGGTCACCGCCATATACAAGAAAGAAACCCGCAACATATCCCGTCTGATGAAGGCGCTCGCCTCCATGCCGTTCTGA
- the hdrC gene encoding CoB--CoM heterodisulfide reductase subunit C → MVTPNPDFARQIAEAGGEEVKMCFQCGTCTAGCPSGRQTSYRVRKLMRMAQLGLKDEIVNSEELWECSTCYTCVERCPRQVPIVDIVIALRNIAVSEGHMFDAHKKTAQNLSKFGHTVSVSDKVSALRKEMGLPEVPPTVLANPAAKADLDKILKATGFCKIVE, encoded by the coding sequence ATGGTTACGCCCAACCCCGATTTTGCAAGGCAGATCGCCGAGGCCGGCGGAGAAGAAGTCAAAATGTGCTTCCAGTGCGGTACTTGCACCGCTGGATGCCCCTCCGGCAGGCAGACCTCCTATAGAGTCAGAAAGCTCATGAGGATGGCACAGCTCGGGCTGAAAGACGAGATCGTCAACAGCGAGGAACTCTGGGAGTGCAGCACTTGCTACACCTGCGTCGAGAGATGCCCCCGTCAGGTCCCCATCGTCGACATCGTCATCGCCCTCAGGAACATCGCCGTTTCGGAAGGCCACATGTTCGACGCCCACAAGAAGACCGCCCAGAACCTCTCCAAATTCGGGCACACTGTCTCGGTCTCCGACAAAGTTTCCGCTCTCAGGAAAGAGATGGGCCTCCCCGAGGTTCCCCCGACTGTCCTGGCCAACCCCGCAGCCAAAGCCGACCTTGACAAGATCCTCAAGGCAACCGGATTCTGCAAGATCGTGGAGTGA
- the hdrB gene encoding CoB--CoM heterodisulfide reductase subunit B, translating to MAKYAFFLGCIAPLRYPGIEKSTREVCKALDIELVDLKDASCCPAPGVIRAFNKKTWLAAAARNLALAEKEGLPIVTICNGCYGSLFDAAHELKENPELLKEVNTILAQVGMEYKGTAVVRHFAEVLYNEVGVDKIKAKITNPLSYKVAAFYGCHFLKPSAIKNVDDPENPHILDDLIEATGAKSMPRQNKMLCCGAGGGLKAAFGDVAKKFTQTNLENMKASGAQYIIDVCPFCHLQFDGVQKDLGYAIPVLHLSQLMGLAMGMNAKDLALSAHVTPVTL from the coding sequence ATGGCAAAATACGCGTTTTTCCTCGGATGCATCGCACCCCTCAGATACCCCGGAATCGAGAAATCCACCAGGGAAGTTTGCAAAGCGCTGGACATCGAGCTCGTCGACCTCAAAGATGCGAGCTGCTGCCCCGCTCCCGGAGTCATCAGGGCTTTCAACAAGAAGACCTGGCTCGCCGCCGCGGCCAGGAACCTCGCTCTCGCCGAGAAAGAGGGCCTCCCCATCGTCACCATCTGCAACGGATGCTACGGATCCCTCTTCGACGCCGCCCACGAGCTCAAAGAGAACCCCGAACTCCTCAAAGAGGTCAACACGATCCTCGCCCAGGTCGGCATGGAGTACAAGGGAACCGCCGTCGTCCGCCACTTCGCCGAGGTTCTGTACAACGAGGTCGGAGTCGACAAGATCAAAGCCAAGATCACCAACCCCCTCAGCTACAAGGTTGCGGCCTTCTACGGGTGCCACTTCCTCAAGCCCAGCGCGATCAAGAACGTCGACGACCCTGAGAACCCCCACATCCTGGACGACCTCATCGAGGCCACCGGAGCCAAGAGCATGCCCAGGCAGAACAAGATGCTCTGCTGCGGAGCCGGAGGAGGTCTCAAAGCCGCTTTCGGAGATGTCGCCAAGAAGTTCACCCAGACCAACCTGGAGAACATGAAGGCGTCCGGAGCCCAGTACATCATCGATGTCTGCCCGTTCTGCCACCTGCAGTTCGACGGCGTTCAGAAGGACCTCGGATACGCCATACCCGTGCTCCACCTGTCCCAGCTTATGGGCCTCGCCATGGGCATGAACGCGAAAGACCTCGCGCTTTCCGCTCACGTCACCCCTGTGACGCTCTGA
- a CDS encoding 30S ribosomal protein S3ae produces MAPAKKPKASAGRKVKDKWKAKEWYKIHAPRMFNEAEVGETPSADPDYVIGRTVEVTVQDLTGDFSKMHIKLKFRVASVDGHDAKTVFIGHDLTSDYVRRLTRRRKTKTDHVVDITTKDGFIYRIKTMSIAERRIQSSQEEGMRAVIGETLKKIGAERTLSEIVKDIVSGDLAKELARACRVVIPIKRIEIRKSEVLKEGEGEPESIMPAAEPVAEDAPAEPAAEEAPAEEPKAEEASE; encoded by the coding sequence ATGGCACCAGCAAAGAAACCCAAGGCTTCGGCAGGCCGCAAAGTGAAGGACAAGTGGAAAGCAAAGGAGTGGTACAAGATCCACGCGCCTCGCATGTTCAACGAGGCTGAAGTCGGAGAGACCCCTTCCGCGGATCCCGATTACGTCATCGGCCGTACCGTCGAAGTCACCGTCCAGGACCTTACCGGAGACTTCTCCAAGATGCACATCAAGCTGAAGTTCAGGGTCGCTTCTGTCGACGGACACGACGCCAAGACCGTCTTCATCGGCCATGACCTGACCAGCGACTACGTCAGGAGGCTGACCCGCAGGAGAAAGACCAAGACCGACCACGTCGTGGACATCACCACCAAGGACGGCTTCATCTACAGGATCAAGACCATGTCCATCGCCGAGAGGAGGATCCAGTCCTCTCAGGAAGAGGGCATGAGAGCCGTCATCGGCGAAACCCTGAAGAAGATCGGAGCCGAGAGGACCCTTTCCGAGATCGTGAAGGACATCGTTTCCGGAGACCTCGCCAAGGAGCTCGCCAGAGCATGCCGCGTCGTCATCCCCATCAAGAGGATCGAAATCCGCAAGTCCGAGGTCCTCAAAGAGGGAGAGGGAGAGCCCGAATCCATCATGCCCGCTGCAGAGCCCGTGGCTGAGGACGCTCCCGCCGAGCCCGCCGCCGAAGAGGCCCCCGCTGAGGAGCCCAAAGCGGAAGAGGCTTCCGAGTGA
- a CDS encoding ArsA family ATPase, with protein sequence MRLIIYTGKGGVGKTSTSAATAYRLSKLGYRTILMSSDSAHSLGDSLGMKLGNEITHVADNFDAFEIDVIYEMRNHWSEIQDYVSAFMLSQGMGEISAEEMAIFPGMEMISALLYLNTFRKENSYDAVVLDTAPTGETLRLLSFPDVSNWYMDRMFSVVKKLLGFARFTVGKFMEMPLPSKEVMNSLEVIKKNMTEVKDVLEDPKSTTVRLVLNPERMVIKETMRAYTYLCLYNKNVEGIVVNKVIPKEAGTDGFLAEKLLEQEAYMQEIHDTFDPLEMKQCEMMRTELRGLDKLDRMADMIFGDEDPAKVYSASSPMSFETIDGEHYLKMKMPFVDGGDVELFRLDQATVMVHVGSQKRNIQLPDTLVHAEIEGAEFKDGTLKIKFRRN encoded by the coding sequence ATGCGTCTGATCATCTATACCGGGAAGGGGGGCGTCGGGAAGACGTCCACGTCGGCGGCCACGGCATATAGGCTATCCAAGCTGGGCTACCGCACAATACTGATGAGCTCTGATTCGGCGCATTCGCTCGGGGATTCGTTGGGCATGAAGCTCGGCAACGAGATAACCCATGTGGCCGACAATTTCGACGCATTCGAGATCGACGTCATCTATGAGATGCGCAACCACTGGAGCGAAATCCAGGATTATGTCTCCGCATTCATGCTTTCTCAGGGGATGGGCGAGATCTCAGCGGAAGAGATGGCGATATTCCCGGGGATGGAGATGATTTCGGCTCTTCTTTATCTCAACACGTTCAGGAAAGAGAATTCCTATGATGCCGTCGTGCTGGATACTGCTCCCACCGGCGAGACGCTGAGGCTGCTGAGCTTCCCGGACGTATCCAATTGGTATATGGATCGCATGTTCTCGGTGGTGAAGAAGCTCCTGGGATTCGCCAGATTCACCGTCGGGAAGTTCATGGAAATGCCTCTGCCGTCGAAAGAGGTCATGAATTCTCTCGAAGTCATCAAGAAGAACATGACCGAGGTCAAAGATGTCCTTGAGGATCCGAAGAGCACTACGGTCAGGCTTGTTCTCAATCCAGAGAGGATGGTCATAAAGGAGACGATGAGGGCATACACTTACCTGTGCCTGTACAACAAGAATGTCGAGGGCATAGTCGTAAACAAGGTCATCCCCAAGGAAGCCGGGACGGATGGTTTCCTGGCGGAGAAGCTCTTGGAACAGGAAGCTTACATGCAGGAGATACACGACACGTTCGATCCGCTGGAGATGAAGCAGTGCGAGATGATGCGCACGGAGCTCCGCGGACTCGACAAGCTGGACAGGATGGCCGACATGATCTTCGGGGATGAGGACCCTGCCAAAGTCTATTCCGCCAGCAGTCCGATGAGCTTCGAAACTATCGATGGCGAGCACTATCTGAAGATGAAGATGCCGTTCGTGGATGGCGGGGACGTGGAGCTTTTCCGCTTGGACCAGGCCACCGTCATGGTCCATGTGGGAAGCCAGAAGCGCAACATACAGCTCCCAGACACGTTGGTGCACGCGGAGATAGAAGGCGCCGAATTCAAAGACGGAACTCTTAAGATCAAATTCAGGAGGAACTGA
- a CDS encoding TIGR00296 family protein, translating to MTGRPQAKFRSSSTPTESDSADTASGAIAVGYARACVMAAVSGGPEPKPPEGGCFAENRGVFVTLSEYPSGYLRGCIGFPYPYMPLSKAIAEAAQAACHDPRFPALSAEEAKSVTVEVTVLTVPEAIEADSPDGIMAAVRIGVDGLMLDLMGYRGLFLPQVPTEQGWDVRQYLDHLSYKAGLPAGSWKDPDARISRFQGEIFSEKTPFGPAERRDP from the coding sequence ATGACGGGGAGACCCCAGGCAAAGTTCCGATCAAGTTCGACACCGACGGAGAGTGATTCCGCGGATACCGCGTCCGGAGCCATAGCCGTCGGATACGCCAGAGCCTGCGTCATGGCGGCGGTCTCAGGGGGCCCGGAGCCAAAGCCCCCAGAAGGCGGATGCTTCGCCGAGAACAGGGGAGTCTTCGTCACCCTGAGCGAATATCCTTCCGGATATCTCAGGGGATGCATCGGGTTCCCATACCCATACATGCCGCTTTCTAAGGCCATAGCGGAGGCTGCGCAGGCGGCCTGCCACGATCCCCGTTTCCCGGCTCTGTCCGCGGAAGAGGCGAAATCGGTCACCGTGGAGGTCACAGTTCTGACCGTGCCCGAGGCCATCGAAGCGGATTCGCCTGATGGCATCATGGCCGCGGTGCGCATAGGCGTGGACGGTCTCATGCTGGATCTGATGGGATATCGCGGGCTGTTTCTGCCACAGGTGCCTACGGAGCAGGGATGGGACGTCCGCCAGTATCTGGATCATCTGTCGTACAAAGCTGGGCTGCCAGCCGGATCGTGGAAGGATCCGGACGCGAGGATAAGCAGGTTCCAAGGGGAGATATTCTCGGAGAAGACTCCGTTCGGACCGGCGGAGAGAAGGGACCCATGA
- a CDS encoding dihydroorotase family protein has protein sequence MTFDLVVRGKAYVDGKLSYQEIGIEDGVITAVSKSLGRCDSAIDIGSNGMILPGFTDPHVHFRDPGMTYKEDFSTGTLAAVHAGVTCVLDMPNTKPPVVDVQSLREKKSAVRGKAHVDYGLFAAVTAGCNAAPIAPMVPGFKLFMGSTTGNILLNDDEELVPAVRSVLATGKRMSVHAEDDSMISKGEEFCARDHLRNRPASAEHSAIRRLASRFAGSKINICHLTTSEGLDIAKNAGFSTETTLHHLLFDADRNPTSEYKTNPPIRDSKTREALYRRFLSGDIDMFGSDHAPHSVEDKAQEFSAAPGGIPGVETTIPMAMEMVRKQEISLQTAVRMGAERPAELFSIGKGKIAKGYDADFCVFDFHRQSVIDVRRLHSKCGHSPYGGFPAVFPETVIIRGEIQVDSGEFCGERMGKDICGRLRSRLF, from the coding sequence ATGACATTCGATCTCGTCGTCCGTGGGAAGGCCTATGTCGATGGCAAGCTGTCGTATCAGGAGATCGGCATAGAAGATGGCGTCATAACCGCCGTATCCAAGAGCCTTGGAAGGTGCGACAGCGCAATCGATATCGGCTCCAACGGGATGATTCTGCCTGGGTTCACCGACCCTCACGTTCATTTCCGCGATCCCGGGATGACTTACAAGGAAGATTTCTCGACCGGCACTCTGGCTGCCGTCCACGCCGGCGTGACCTGCGTGCTGGACATGCCCAACACCAAGCCTCCCGTCGTCGACGTCCAATCGCTGAGAGAGAAGAAATCCGCCGTCCGCGGAAAGGCGCATGTCGATTACGGGCTTTTCGCGGCAGTGACCGCAGGCTGCAACGCCGCCCCCATCGCGCCGATGGTCCCCGGATTCAAGCTTTTCATGGGATCCACCACCGGGAACATACTGCTGAATGACGATGAGGAGCTCGTCCCGGCGGTGAGGAGCGTCCTGGCCACCGGAAAGCGCATGAGCGTTCACGCCGAAGACGATTCGATGATATCCAAAGGCGAAGAGTTCTGCGCAAGGGACCATCTCCGCAACCGTCCGGCATCCGCGGAGCACAGCGCCATCAGAAGGCTGGCATCCAGATTCGCCGGATCAAAGATCAATATATGCCATCTGACCACTTCGGAAGGTTTGGACATCGCGAAAAACGCCGGCTTCTCGACGGAAACGACTTTGCACCATCTCCTTTTCGACGCGGACCGGAACCCAACCTCCGAGTACAAGACCAACCCCCCGATACGCGATTCAAAAACGAGGGAAGCCCTGTACAGAAGGTTCCTGTCCGGAGATATAGACATGTTCGGATCGGACCACGCGCCGCATTCCGTGGAGGACAAGGCCCAGGAGTTCTCCGCCGCGCCGGGAGGGATCCCCGGGGTGGAGACAACCATCCCGATGGCCATGGAGATGGTCAGGAAGCAGGAGATCTCCCTTCAAACGGCGGTCCGCATGGGTGCGGAGAGGCCGGCGGAGCTGTTCTCCATCGGCAAGGGAAAAATCGCGAAGGGATACGACGCGGATTTTTGCGTCTTCGATTTCCATCGGCAGTCAGTCATAGACGTCAGAAGGCTGCACAGCAAGTGCGGGCATTCGCCTTACGGCGGCTTCCCGGCGGTCTTCCCCGAAACAGTCATAATCAGGGGCGAAATACAGGTGGACAGCGGCGAATTCTGCGGCGAACGCATGGGGAAAGATATCTGTGGCCGATTACGAAGTCGATTATTCTGA
- a CDS encoding YkgJ family cysteine cluster protein: MADYEVDYSEVAGRKIGCPDGCGMCCLCQPEVLPEEREFFRKNHPRALVRVGSPEPHQALALKKGCGSCVFLNDRRCSVYDHRTAYCRQFPFHLYASDRVKVELDLSCRGVWDSQDADALAEAKDLVARAEPRIIPALEESQAVYKEFYANCREAGVMSDPSRLRMSVSENISMFTDLAYLSRIMDMSEIEPVMSLAGLSPETRLDMPSLEEAGRDLAMDSMSSSDPLSVPVYCDAEWNWNMFMTSGGKLRWKVMDDGGDLFERGSAKPEDIQLKVPDESGRKVLADYVSTLNGRDSFMGSVFSMMDASGYEDDMANAYYGSLSVSVMDLLWRMSMLDHFMGIGCGAEGVKEAIIFYDMDRLDAPAIGAFI; this comes from the coding sequence GTGGCCGATTACGAAGTCGATTATTCTGAGGTTGCCGGGAGGAAGATCGGATGCCCGGACGGGTGCGGCATGTGCTGCCTCTGCCAGCCGGAGGTGCTTCCCGAGGAGCGGGAATTCTTCAGGAAGAACCATCCGCGCGCTCTCGTCAGGGTGGGCTCCCCAGAGCCGCATCAGGCTTTGGCGCTGAAGAAAGGGTGCGGTTCCTGCGTCTTCCTCAATGACAGGCGCTGCTCGGTCTATGACCATCGGACGGCCTATTGCAGGCAGTTCCCGTTCCATCTGTACGCCAGCGACCGCGTTAAGGTTGAGCTGGACCTTTCGTGCAGAGGGGTCTGGGACAGCCAGGATGCCGACGCATTGGCCGAGGCGAAGGATCTGGTCGCCCGCGCCGAGCCGAGGATAATCCCCGCGCTGGAGGAATCCCAGGCGGTGTACAAGGAATTCTATGCAAATTGCCGCGAGGCCGGCGTGATGTCCGACCCTTCGAGGCTACGCATGTCTGTGTCCGAGAACATATCGATGTTCACCGATCTGGCTTATCTCAGCAGGATAATGGATATGTCCGAGATCGAGCCGGTGATGTCGCTGGCAGGGCTGTCCCCGGAGACCCGTCTGGATATGCCTTCGCTGGAAGAGGCAGGCAGGGATCTCGCCATGGATTCCATGTCGTCGTCGGATCCGCTCAGCGTACCCGTATATTGCGATGCCGAGTGGAATTGGAACATGTTCATGACCTCAGGCGGGAAGCTCAGGTGGAAGGTCATGGACGACGGGGGCGATCTCTTCGAGAGAGGTTCCGCCAAGCCCGAAGACATCCAGCTCAAAGTCCCGGACGAATCCGGCAGGAAAGTCCTAGCGGATTACGTCAGCACGCTGAACGGCAGGGACAGCTTCATGGGGAGCGTATTCTCGATGATGGACGCCAGCGGGTACGAGGACGACATGGCCAACGCATACTACGGGTCCCTCTCTGTATCCGTCATGGATCTGCTGTGGCGCATGTCAATGCTCGACCATTTCATGGGCATAGGATGCGGCGCGGAAGGCGTGAAAGAAGCCATAATCTTCTACGACATGGATCGCCTCGACGCTCCGGCCATAGGGGCTTTCATCTGA
- a CDS encoding 50S ribosomal protein L37e produces the protein MGTGTAAQGRHNKHKTHIPCRRCGKRSYHIRKGACASCGYGKTTTIRSYQWAKLRD, from the coding sequence ATGGGAACCGGAACAGCCGCGCAGGGAAGACACAACAAGCATAAGACTCACATCCCATGCCGCAGGTGCGGAAAGCGCTCTTACCACATCAGAAAGGGCGCTTGCGCTTCTTGCGGGTACGGGAAGACCACCACCATCAGGTCTTACCAGTGGGCGAAGCTTCGCGATTGA